One stretch of Candidatus Saccharibacteria bacterium oral taxon 488 DNA includes these proteins:
- a CDS encoding ABC transporter permease translates to MKWLEIFSRKNRILLRELVVTDFKLRYQGSMLGYVWSILKPLFLFSILYIVFDKFLGVGRNIQHFPVYLLLGIILWNFFVEATNQGLNSIVSRGDLLRKINFPKYIVVISGTVSSLINLFFNMIVVLLFIFVSGVQLSWMSLLILPLIIELYIFALGIAFFLSALNVKSRDTGYLWEVITQAAFYATPVIYPLQMVLQKSSVAVDLLFLNPVTQIIQDSRYILITKDTMVMWDRLNIWMLSIPFLVIVIVGVFAIWYFKKRSRTFAEEI, encoded by the coding sequence ATGAAATGGTTGGAAATTTTTAGTAGAAAAAACAGAATTCTCCTAAGGGAATTGGTTGTTACAGATTTTAAGTTGCGCTACCAGGGTTCTATGCTCGGATATGTGTGGAGTATCCTCAAGCCGCTTTTTCTTTTTTCCATATTATACATAGTGTTTGATAAGTTCCTCGGTGTTGGAAGAAATATCCAACATTTTCCGGTATATCTATTATTGGGTATAATCTTGTGGAATTTTTTTGTAGAAGCAACTAATCAAGGCCTGAATTCTATAGTAAGCCGGGGTGATCTGCTTAGAAAAATTAATTTTCCAAAGTACATCGTTGTTATCTCTGGGACAGTCTCCTCTCTGATAAATCTGTTTTTTAATATGATTGTTGTGCTATTATTCATTTTTGTTAGTGGTGTACAGCTGTCTTGGATGTCACTGCTTATTCTACCGCTTATCATTGAGCTATACATATTTGCGTTAGGTATCGCTTTTTTCTTGTCAGCTCTCAACGTTAAATCACGAGATACGGGTTATTTGTGGGAGGTGATTACTCAGGCTGCATTTTATGCAACGCCTGTTATCTATCCACTTCAAATGGTTTTACAAAAGAGTAGTGTTGCGGTTGATCTGCTTTTTCTTAATCCGGTTACGCAGATTATTCAGGACAGTAGATATATCCTCATTACTAAAGATACGATGGTGATGTGGGATCGGCTAAACATATGGATGTTATCAATACCGTTTCTCGTGATAGTGATAGTCGGTGTGTTTGCGATATGGTATTTTAAGAAGCGTTCAAGAACATTTGCGGAGGAGATTTAA
- a CDS encoding ABC transporter ATP-binding protein yields the protein MDDIAVAVNTLTKTFKIPTEASNGIKQKTINYLKGKKGYREFTPLKDISFEIKKGEFFGIVGKNGSGKSTLLKSIAQIYTPTGGSVQVNGSLVPFIELGVGFNPELTGRENIFLNGALLGFSHKEMELMYDDIVEFSELADFMEEKLKNYSSGMQVRLAFSVAIKARGDILMLDEVLAVGDAAFQQKCFDYFEKVKRSGQTVVFVTHDMNAVRRFCSRAMYIESGRIKHIGSPQEIADLYTEINIETITKAEEESQDDSVEMIVDLPDKKSFTQKETLDIGVIVDGISEDLFVNISFVYGGFVFADRNCRDTPQHFIKNGREINFKQQLDCFNPGRYDIHISLHRRIDDGIVKHLPRAFSFVIKGKDKFRDGPMKLLGEWKLYEGR from the coding sequence ATGGACGATATTGCGGTGGCCGTTAACACGCTGACAAAAACATTCAAAATACCAACAGAAGCCAGTAACGGTATCAAGCAAAAAACAATCAATTATCTTAAAGGCAAAAAAGGGTATCGAGAGTTTACTCCCCTAAAAGATATTTCATTTGAGATTAAAAAAGGCGAGTTCTTTGGTATAGTTGGTAAAAATGGGTCAGGAAAGAGTACACTACTAAAATCAATCGCTCAAATTTATACGCCAACAGGGGGTTCGGTGCAGGTAAACGGATCTCTCGTTCCGTTTATTGAGCTTGGGGTTGGTTTTAACCCCGAGTTGACCGGTCGAGAAAATATATTTCTAAACGGTGCCCTATTAGGATTTAGCCATAAAGAGATGGAATTGATGTACGATGATATTGTCGAATTTTCCGAGTTGGCAGATTTTATGGAAGAAAAACTAAAAAACTATTCATCAGGAATGCAGGTTAGATTGGCGTTTTCAGTGGCGATTAAAGCCCGTGGTGACATCCTGATGCTCGATGAGGTGCTGGCTGTTGGTGACGCGGCATTTCAGCAGAAATGCTTTGATTATTTTGAAAAGGTTAAGCGAAGTGGTCAAACAGTAGTTTTTGTCACGCATGACATGAATGCTGTGCGGCGATTTTGTTCAAGAGCTATGTATATAGAGAGTGGTCGCATTAAGCATATCGGGTCTCCTCAAGAGATCGCTGACCTATATACCGAGATAAATATCGAGACCATCACCAAGGCGGAGGAGGAATCTCAAGACGATTCAGTGGAGATGATTGTTGATTTACCGGATAAAAAGTCTTTTACCCAAAAAGAAACACTTGATATTGGCGTTATTGTTGACGGTATCTCTGAGGACTTGTTTGTCAATATTTCTTTTGTATATGGTGGATTTGTGTTTGCTGATCGTAATTGCAGAGATACGCCGCAGCACTTTATCAAAAATGGAAGGGAGATTAATTTTAAGCAGCAGCTAGACTGTTTTAATCCTGGAAGATATGATATTCACATATCACTACATCGTCGGATTGACGACGGTATTGTCAAACATTTGCCACGCGCTTTCTCGTTTGTTATAAAAGGAAAGGACAAATTTCGTGATGGGCCGATGAAGTTGTTGGGAGAATGGAAATTATATGAAGGGAGATGA
- a CDS encoding glycosyltransferase family 2 protein: MNRLAIIVLNWNGSDDAIECIKSLTSQTLKPAIIIVDNNSSDNSVDIFESYIASHQKEDITLIKNPRNLGFAGGINTGLRYALTQKFEFVGVLNPDAVADTNWCKSLLSELSGHDGCGIVTGLLARRDGKTIDSSGDFYTTWGLPGPRGRDEPIKNAPDKPGEVFGATGGGAIYRAAIFNDIDMFDEDFFMYYEDVDLSFRAQLAGWKVRFTPEAVAYHKVGASSKKVPGLAVYNTFKNLPLVFIKNVPGKLFWYIGLRFFLAYWLIFASAVRHGNGWPALKGVLVSIIHKPAAYYKRVSIQRSRKVSVDYIHGIIHDGPLPNQTGLLKFKRFFRMR; encoded by the coding sequence ATGAATAGACTTGCGATTATCGTTCTTAATTGGAATGGTTCAGATGATGCCATAGAGTGTATTAAGTCACTAACGAGCCAGACGCTAAAGCCTGCTATTATCATAGTGGACAACAATTCGAGTGATAATTCTGTTGATATATTTGAAAGCTATATCGCATCTCATCAAAAAGAAGATATCACTTTAATTAAAAACCCACGAAATCTAGGGTTTGCCGGCGGTATTAATACTGGCCTGAGGTACGCACTTACCCAAAAGTTTGAGTTTGTGGGTGTTCTTAACCCTGATGCAGTTGCTGATACTAATTGGTGTAAATCCCTGTTAAGCGAGCTGTCTGGTCATGATGGTTGCGGTATCGTGACTGGGTTGTTAGCCAGACGAGACGGAAAAACTATTGACTCTTCAGGTGATTTTTATACCACCTGGGGCCTGCCTGGTCCACGTGGTCGTGATGAACCTATCAAAAATGCACCGGACAAACCTGGCGAGGTTTTTGGCGCAACTGGCGGCGGGGCAATTTACCGCGCAGCAATTTTTAACGACATTGACATGTTTGACGAGGACTTCTTCATGTATTACGAAGATGTCGATCTTAGTTTTCGCGCCCAGCTGGCTGGCTGGAAAGTCCGCTTTACACCTGAAGCCGTTGCCTACCACAAGGTTGGCGCTAGCAGCAAGAAAGTACCAGGTCTCGCCGTTTACAACACCTTCAAAAACCTACCGTTGGTCTTTATTAAAAACGTTCCAGGAAAGTTATTTTGGTATATTGGTCTGCGCTTTTTCCTGGCATATTGGCTAATTTTCGCTAGCGCTGTCCGCCACGGTAACGGCTGGCCCGCGCTTAAAGGTGTGCTGGTTTCAATCATTCACAAGCCTGCCGCTTACTACAAACGCGTATCAATTCAGAGAAGCCGCAAGGTTTCCGTCGACTACATCCATGGCATTATTCATGATGGACCGTTACCTAATCAAACCGGGCTATTAAAATTTAAGCGGTTTTTCAGAATGAGATAA
- a CDS encoding GtrA family protein translates to MGTINTAIDFGVLFMLTWFISTPKELANIISTTIAFSFSFVANRSFTFRSRTGNVRRQLLLFALVTLFGLWVIQTIIIALLAPIFISFNFSQPTALFASKLIATVASLIWNYLLYTNVVFKD, encoded by the coding sequence ATCGGCACCATCAACACCGCCATTGATTTTGGTGTGTTGTTTATGTTGACCTGGTTTATCAGCACGCCGAAAGAATTAGCCAACATTATCTCGACAACCATCGCCTTTAGTTTCAGCTTTGTCGCCAATCGATCATTCACCTTTCGCTCACGCACCGGCAATGTTCGCCGTCAGCTACTCCTCTTTGCCCTCGTCACCCTGTTTGGTCTCTGGGTAATTCAGACGATCATTATTGCGCTACTCGCGCCAATTTTCATTAGCTTTAATTTCAGTCAGCCGACAGCACTATTCGCCAGTAAGCTCATCGCCACGGTCGCCAGCCTCATCTGGAACTACCTGCTCTACACCAATGTTGTCTTCAAAGATTAA